A region from the bacterium genome encodes:
- the cdaA gene encoding diadenylate cyclase CdaA — MNILNIFSQIHFIDIVDIIIVALIFYWLFNLIKGTKAVQMSIGLAIIIIATFISQRLQLQTITWLLKNLWTIWIIIFIIVFQTELQSALARLGTGKLFGYYFSDKTFLIDEIIKSVIYLTSQKYGALIVIERDVGLKSLIETGTKINAYISSELINTIFTPNTPLHDGAIIIQHNDIASAASILPLSKDPHIPKQFGTRHRAAIGLTEETDAIVIVLSEETGNISLVKGGIISQGIDTLSLKKSLEEILLPKRESFSWGKKKK; from the coding sequence ATGAATATTTTAAACATATTTTCCCAAATTCACTTTATTGATATAGTGGATATTATCATTGTTGCATTAATATTTTATTGGCTCTTTAATTTGATTAAAGGAACCAAGGCGGTCCAGATGTCTATTGGATTAGCGATTATTATTATTGCAACTTTTATCTCCCAGCGGTTACAGCTCCAGACTATTACATGGCTTTTAAAAAACCTCTGGACAATATGGATAATAATTTTCATAATTGTATTCCAGACCGAACTTCAAAGCGCCCTGGCGCGCCTTGGAACAGGAAAATTATTTGGTTATTATTTTAGTGACAAAACGTTTTTAATCGATGAAATAATAAAGTCTGTCATTTATCTGACTTCACAAAAATATGGCGCACTTATTGTTATAGAGAGAGATGTGGGCCTTAAAAGCCTGATAGAAACCGGCACGAAAATAAACGCGTATATTTCCTCTGAACTCATAAACACAATATTTACGCCAAATACCCCTCTTCATGACGGGGCTATTATTATCCAGCACAACGACATTGCGTCTGCCGCTTCCATTTTGCCTTTAAGTAAAGACCCTCATATCCCCAAGCAATTTGGAACGCGCCACCGTGCCGCAATCGGCTTGACTGAGGAAACTGACGCGATTGTAATTGTCCTTTCGGAAGAAACCGGGAATATATCCCTTGTTAAAGGCGGGATAATTTCGCAGGGAATAGACACTCTCTCTTTAAAAAAATCGTTAGAAGAGATTTTATTGCCAAAAAGAGAAAGTTTTTCATGGGGCAAAAAGAAAAAATAG
- the ftsH gene encoding ATP-dependent zinc metalloprotease FtsH has protein sequence MNKFYKNLSIWLIIMAIAISVFYLGNIAQKTHDKINYSEFLNKLEENKIKNVEIQDKDIQGMFEDSTYFATLTPDDPELIKMLREKKVNITVKPNESNSWLLNFLFSWAPMILFIGVWIFLMRQMQGPGTKALSFGKARVKLHSEKSPKITFANVAGCDEPKQELQEIIEFLKDPPKFQKLGGKIPKGVLLFGPPGTGKTLLARAVAGEANTPFFNISGSDFVEMFVGVGASRVRDLFEQGKRNAPCIIFIDEIDAVGRQRFAGLGGGHDEREQTLNQLLVELDGFESNEGVIIIAATNRPDVLDPALLRPGRFDRQIVVDRPDIVGREGIIKVHSKNIPVDPSVDMKIMARRTPGFSGADLANMVNEAALLAARRNKNKVEMQEFEEAIERVVAGPERKSRVISDREKRIVAFHESGHALLAKMIPGSDPVHKISIIPRGIAALGYTLQLPTEDRYLITKSEIMNRMIVLLGGRVAEQMIFNEITTGAQNDLERATEAAHKMVCEYGMSEKLGPITFGKKNEQIFLGRDIVKDKNYSEKTAIEIDEEIRKIVEDCYSKAEKLLEEKKDKLNILANILLEKEVLDAEDVNVILKSTPEELEKYIAETHVNHKKTKSTETNPVNETKV, from the coding sequence ATGAATAAATTCTATAAAAATTTAAGTATATGGCTTATCATCATGGCGATAGCTATCTCTGTTTTTTACCTGGGAAATATTGCACAAAAAACACACGATAAAATTAATTACAGCGAATTTTTGAATAAACTGGAAGAAAATAAGATAAAAAATGTGGAAATTCAAGATAAAGATATACAGGGCATGTTCGAGGACAGCACATATTTTGCTACTTTAACGCCTGATGATCCTGAACTGATAAAAATGCTGAGAGAAAAAAAAGTCAACATTACTGTGAAGCCGAATGAATCTAATTCGTGGCTTTTAAATTTTTTATTTTCATGGGCCCCGATGATTTTATTTATAGGTGTTTGGATTTTCCTCATGCGCCAGATGCAGGGACCGGGAACCAAAGCCCTTTCTTTCGGAAAAGCAAGGGTAAAATTACATTCGGAAAAGTCTCCAAAGATTACATTTGCTAATGTGGCGGGATGCGATGAACCAAAACAAGAATTGCAGGAAATAATTGAATTTCTTAAAGATCCTCCGAAATTCCAAAAACTCGGGGGGAAAATTCCCAAAGGTGTTCTATTGTTCGGACCACCGGGAACAGGTAAAACGCTTTTGGCACGCGCTGTGGCCGGCGAAGCGAACACGCCATTTTTCAACATCAGCGGTTCTGATTTTGTTGAGATGTTTGTCGGTGTCGGGGCTTCCCGCGTACGCGATCTTTTTGAACAGGGCAAAAGAAACGCGCCGTGTATTATCTTTATTGACGAAATTGACGCGGTCGGCCGCCAGCGTTTCGCGGGACTTGGGGGAGGTCATGATGAACGTGAACAAACACTTAACCAGCTCCTCGTGGAACTTGATGGTTTTGAATCCAATGAAGGTGTAATAATTATTGCAGCTACAAACCGGCCGGACGTATTAGACCCCGCACTGCTTCGGCCCGGCAGATTTGACAGGCAAATAGTTGTTGACAGGCCTGATATTGTCGGCCGCGAGGGAATTATAAAAGTCCATTCTAAAAATATACCGGTTGACCCTTCAGTAGATATGAAAATTATGGCGCGGCGCACGCCTGGTTTTTCAGGCGCGGATTTGGCAAATATGGTAAATGAGGCCGCGCTTTTGGCCGCGAGAAGAAATAAAAATAAAGTTGAAATGCAGGAATTTGAAGAAGCGATTGAAAGAGTTGTCGCGGGCCCTGAAAGAAAAAGCAGGGTTATAAGCGATAGAGAAAAAAGGATAGTTGCTTTTCATGAATCTGGCCATGCGTTATTAGCTAAGATGATCCCGGGCTCGGATCCTGTCCATAAAATATCAATTATCCCTCGCGGGATAGCGGCCTTAGGCTATACACTACAGCTTCCGACGGAAGACAGGTACCTGATTACAAAGAGTGAAATTATGAATAGAATGATTGTCCTCCTCGGCGGGCGGGTAGCGGAACAAATGATTTTCAATGAAATAACTACAGGGGCCCAAAATGACCTTGAACGCGCGACTGAGGCGGCCCATAAAATGGTATGTGAATATGGAATGAGTGAAAAACTTGGGCCAATCACATTCGGCAAAAAAAATGAACAGATATTTTTAGGCCGCGATATTGTTAAAGATAAAAACTACAGCGAAAAAACTGCTATTGAAATTGACGAAGAAATACGCAAGATAGTCGAAGATTGTTACAGTAAGGCCGAAAAACTTCTTGAAGAAAAAAAAGACAAGCTTAATATTCTTGCTAATATACTTTTGGAAAAAGAAGTATTGGATGCTGAGGATGTAAATGTAATATTAAAAAGCACTCCAGAAGAACTAGAAAAGTATATTGCGGAAACACACGTTAACCATAAAAAAACTAAATCCACAGAAACAAATCCGGTAAACGAAACTAAAGTTTAA
- a CDS encoding DUF501 domain-containing protein — protein sequence MQKKAKLYSKSHRDKITQIIEKQIGRKPRNLLKVIKKCRYKLPRVILSSPELSPTIFWLTCPHEIYLISRLESDGLIKKIKNKFIINTSLKENIITINKNFAGYRKKFYPPGLSIKRVKSLEGKGIDGIKDLSSLKCLHSHWAYHIAVKKNPIGNIIEGYVKKNPLCKKKCVYIT from the coding sequence TTGCAGAAAAAGGCGAAATTATATTCCAAATCACACCGCGATAAGATCACTCAAATCATTGAAAAACAGATAGGAAGAAAACCGCGCAACTTATTAAAAGTCATCAAAAAATGCCGTTATAAACTTCCAAGGGTGATTTTAAGCTCTCCGGAGCTTTCTCCCACCATATTCTGGCTTACTTGCCCTCATGAAATTTATTTAATTTCCAGGCTTGAATCGGACGGGTTGATAAAAAAAATAAAAAATAAATTTATAATAAACACCTCCCTAAAAGAAAATATAATAACAATAAATAAAAATTTTGCCGGTTACCGTAAAAAATTTTATCCGCCTGGCTTAAGTATAAAACGTGTTAAATCACTTGAAGGAAAAGGTATAGACGGTATTAAAGATTTGTCATCTCTTAAATGTCTTCACAGCCACTGGGCGTATCATATTGCGGTAAAGAAAAATCCAATCGGAAATATTATAGAAGGATATGTTAAAAAAAACCCGCTATGTAAAAAAAAATGTGTTTATATTACTTGA
- the tilS gene encoding tRNA lysidine(34) synthetase TilS has protein sequence MPEKQLIEKITTSGLIKKNDRIVIGLSGGPDSTALAILLNKLRNKNNLSLFLVHINYHLRGKDSDKDENFCRNMARKLELPFYLLPVNKNILENSNNSLQDTARELRLEFFLKIAQKHNVNKIALAHQADDQAETVLFNFLRGSGKQGLSGIPVKRPLTKKIVLVHPMLSISRKDILSFLKKEKITFRVDASNKKIIYMRNKIRLKLIPFLEKYYQPQLKNRLNNMSNILSLENDYLENLAGRIAKKIIIKKPKKNNNILEVSVNKLLKLHPAVQARVLQSCAREFTSGHNIDFNHIKAIQKILSGKNLKTNLPRKLIAKKIREKLLFYCNN, from the coding sequence ATGCCCGAAAAACAACTAATCGAAAAAATTACAACTTCCGGCTTAATTAAAAAAAATGACCGTATTGTAATAGGCTTGTCCGGAGGCCCTGATTCAACCGCGCTGGCCATTCTTTTAAATAAACTTAGAAACAAAAATAATCTTTCCCTTTTTCTGGTCCATATTAATTATCATTTGAGGGGTAAAGATTCAGATAAAGACGAAAATTTCTGCAGGAACATGGCGCGTAAACTTGAACTGCCTTTTTACCTTCTGCCGGTAAACAAAAATATACTTGAAAATTCCAATAACTCATTACAGGATACCGCCAGGGAACTGCGCCTTGAATTTTTTCTGAAAATCGCGCAAAAACACAACGTGAACAAAATCGCTTTAGCGCACCAGGCTGATGACCAGGCGGAAACCGTTTTATTTAATTTTTTAAGAGGAAGCGGCAAGCAGGGCTTATCAGGTATACCTGTAAAAAGGCCATTAACAAAAAAAATAGTTTTGGTCCATCCCATGCTTTCCATTTCACGTAAAGATATTTTAAGTTTTTTAAAAAAAGAAAAGATAACCTTCCGTGTAGACGCCTCTAATAAGAAAATAATTTACATGCGTAATAAGATCAGGCTGAAATTGATTCCTTTTTTAGAAAAATACTATCAGCCGCAGTTAAAAAACCGTTTAAATAATATGTCAAATATCTTATCATTGGAAAATGATTATCTTGAAAATTTGGCCGGAAGGATTGCGAAAAAAATCATTATCAAAAAACCCAAAAAAAATAATAATATTTTAGAGGTCTCCGTTAATAAACTATTAAAACTTCACCCTGCTGTCCAGGCCCGTGTTCTTCAATCCTGCGCGAGGGAATTTACATCAGGACATAATATAGACTTCAATCATATAAAAGCCATACAAAAAATTTTGAGCGGCAAAAATTTAAAAACGAACCTCCCCCGGAAATTAATTGCTAAAAAAATTCGTGAAAAATTATTATTTTATTGTAATAATTAA
- a CDS encoding septum formation initiator family protein: MKYQKLTDLKGTRKRKKHHMVYNQIFVIWTFFLFLLFSLIFIKGDKGYLHFRNLRKTYARLKEQNKNIENENKRLLVEIKNLKENPEYIERLAREELGLAEKGEIIFQITPR, translated from the coding sequence ATGAAATACCAAAAACTGACTGATTTAAAAGGGACCAGAAAAAGGAAAAAACACCATATGGTTTACAACCAGATTTTTGTGATATGGACGTTCTTCCTTTTTCTTCTTTTCAGTTTAATATTCATAAAAGGAGATAAGGGCTACCTTCATTTTAGAAATCTTCGCAAAACTTATGCCAGGTTGAAGGAACAAAACAAAAATATAGAAAATGAAAATAAAAGGCTGCTGGTAGAGATAAAAAATCTCAAAGAGAATCCCGAATATATAGAACGGCTGGCTAGAGAGGAACTGGGACTTGCAGAAAAAGGCGAAATTATATTCCAAATCACACCGCGATAA
- the folE gene encoding GTP cyclohydrolase I FolE, with amino-acid sequence MQNKIFSIDKKKIENSVKMLLEAIGENPKREGLKDTPLRVARMYEEILCNINPCAIDENLKIFSTQNEDEMILVKDIPFYSICEHHLLPFFGKAHVAYIPSKNKITGLSKLVRIVDFFSKRPQLQEKLTTEIADSLMKQLLPKGVLVVIEAEHMCITMRGIKKPGAHTITSAIRGIFRKPATRAEAFTLIKG; translated from the coding sequence ATGCAAAATAAAATATTTTCAATCGACAAGAAAAAAATTGAAAATTCTGTAAAGATGCTATTAGAAGCCATTGGAGAAAATCCCAAACGTGAAGGACTTAAAGATACGCCTTTAAGGGTCGCTAGGATGTATGAAGAAATTCTATGCAATATTAATCCCTGTGCAATTGACGAAAACCTTAAAATATTTTCCACGCAAAATGAAGATGAAATGATTTTAGTAAAAGATATACCTTTTTATTCCATTTGTGAGCACCACCTTCTGCCATTTTTCGGCAAAGCGCATGTAGCCTATATCCCAAGTAAAAATAAAATCACAGGATTGAGTAAACTGGTTAGAATCGTTGATTTCTTTTCTAAACGCCCCCAGCTCCAGGAAAAATTAACCACTGAAATAGCCGATTCCCTTATGAAACAACTTTTACCCAAAGGTGTATTGGTAGTAATTGAAGCTGAACATATGTGCATCACGATGCGCGGCATAAAAAAACCCGGGGCCCATACAATTACATCCGCTATACGCGGCATATTCAGAAAACCGGCAACCAGGGCCGAGGCGTTTACATTGATAAAAGGATAG
- the folP gene encoding dihydropteroate synthase, producing MYNPQVISIKDLSEAGKELEKIGVDSRAIKIMAGKAIIFPLKLFSVDCVHANILKQEMLSLGGEAAVSKEIYGLKNKKTDVLIFGTLKQYKYLICKLSIQPFGGLKKLGRNLNEILKNYQSIPPPLACKSKTFRFNKKCYIIGIVNVTPDSFSDGNKYFNTETAYEHALRLAEDGADIIDIGGESTRPGSNRISAAEEKKRIIPVIKKLSGKIKIPISVDTCKSDVARQAIEEGAEIINDISGLRFDKKMPLTAAKYDVPVIIMHIKGKPENMQLTPSYNNLIAEVTDYLKTNIELAEKGGVKKEKIIIDPGIGFGKTIEHNIELIKNLNHFKILGRPILLGTSRKSFIGKILNADIENRLEGTIASCIIGLIRGASFLRVHDVKAVKRAINMAEAILK from the coding sequence ATGTATAATCCACAAGTAATTTCCATAAAAGATTTATCAGAAGCAGGGAAAGAACTGGAAAAGATTGGTGTAGACAGCCGTGCCATAAAAATAATGGCCGGTAAAGCAATTATTTTTCCCTTAAAACTTTTTTCTGTGGATTGTGTCCATGCGAACATCTTAAAACAGGAAATGCTCTCCCTCGGGGGGGAAGCAGCGGTAAGCAAAGAAATTTACGGTTTAAAAAACAAGAAAACTGATGTCCTTATTTTCGGTACATTAAAACAATATAAATATTTGATATGCAAATTGAGTATTCAGCCGTTTGGCGGATTAAAAAAACTTGGGCGGAATTTAAACGAGATATTGAAAAATTATCAAAGTATACCACCCCCGTTAGCCTGTAAATCAAAGACGTTTAGATTTAACAAAAAATGTTATATTATTGGAATTGTCAATGTTACACCTGATTCTTTTTCAGACGGGAATAAATATTTTAACACTGAAACAGCATATGAGCATGCCCTGAGACTTGCAGAAGACGGTGCAGATATAATAGATATAGGAGGCGAATCAACCCGTCCCGGCTCAAACAGGATTTCTGCCGCTGAGGAGAAGAAAAGAATCATTCCCGTTATCAAAAAGCTATCAGGCAAGATCAAAATCCCCATTTCTGTAGATACATGTAAATCAGACGTGGCCCGGCAGGCCATTGAAGAAGGCGCTGAAATAATTAACGATATAAGCGGCCTCCGGTTTGATAAAAAAATGCCTTTAACCGCCGCTAAATACGACGTTCCTGTAATTATCATGCATATTAAAGGAAAACCTGAAAATATGCAGCTAACTCCCTCATATAATAACCTTATTGCTGAAGTAACGGATTATTTGAAAACAAACATTGAACTGGCCGAAAAAGGAGGCGTCAAAAAAGAAAAGATTATTATTGACCCGGGTATCGGATTTGGAAAAACGATCGAACATAACATAGAATTAATAAAAAATCTTAACCATTTTAAAATACTGGGCCGCCCTATTCTGCTTGGAACATCACGTAAATCTTTTATAGGAAAGATATTAAATGCCGATATTGAAAATCGTCTTGAAGGAACAATTGCCTCCTGCATAATAGGCCTGATCCGGGGAGCCAGTTTTTTACGCGTGCATGATGTAAAGGCTGTCAAAAGAGCAATAAATATGGCTGAGGCAATACTAAAATAA
- a CDS encoding FMN-binding glutamate synthase family protein, producing the protein MNLQGPNANDATRTSNRSKSVVPMSGLCTRCVDGCRGNCEVFKATFRGRELIYPGPFGEITAGGDKDYPVDYSHLNIHGYALGCKGLPKGVKGDPDTARFPNVNTETEYGWDKKVKMSIPIFTGALGSTEIARKNWEHFAVGTAISGVTLVCGENVCGIDPALELDKNKKVVKAPDMDRRIEMYRRYHKGMGEILVQMNVEDTRLGVAEYIIDKHKIDTIELKWGQGAKCIGGEIKVNSLDRALELQRRGYIVTPDPSDPVNKAAFKDGAIKEFERHSRLGFIDEDGFYDEINRLRKLGFKRITLKTGAYGLRELAMAIKWGSKAKIDLLTIDGAPGGTGMSPWRMMEEWGMPSLYLHSAAYEFCNKLSSKKTRAPDIAFAGGFSSEDGVFKALALGAPFTKAVCMGRALMIPGMVGKNIDMWLKENNLPNTVSKFGTTREKIFVCYEEVKKLVGEKEIDKIPLGAIGIYSYSQKIKVGLQQLMAGARCFDVASITRNELMSLTEECKKVTGITYIMDSYRKEAEEILTGK; encoded by the coding sequence ATGAATCTACAAGGACCGAATGCAAATGATGCGACAAGGACGTCAAATCGTTCCAAAAGTGTTGTGCCGATGAGCGGTTTGTGTACCCGGTGTGTTGATGGCTGCCGCGGGAATTGTGAAGTTTTTAAGGCAACCTTCAGAGGCAGGGAATTGATTTATCCGGGACCTTTTGGGGAAATAACAGCGGGAGGTGATAAAGATTATCCTGTTGATTATTCTCACTTAAATATTCACGGGTATGCTTTGGGGTGCAAAGGGCTGCCGAAAGGGGTCAAAGGAGACCCTGATACTGCAAGGTTCCCAAATGTTAATACTGAGACAGAATATGGGTGGGATAAAAAGGTAAAGATGAGTATTCCAATTTTTACCGGGGCCCTCGGTTCAACTGAAATTGCAAGAAAAAATTGGGAGCATTTTGCGGTTGGAACGGCGATTTCCGGTGTTACACTTGTCTGCGGTGAAAATGTTTGTGGAATAGACCCCGCATTAGAATTGGATAAAAATAAAAAAGTTGTAAAAGCCCCTGACATGGACAGAAGGATTGAAATGTACCGGAGGTATCATAAAGGCATGGGTGAGATATTGGTCCAGATGAATGTAGAAGATACAAGGCTTGGTGTGGCGGAATATATCATTGACAAACATAAAATTGACACTATTGAATTAAAATGGGGACAAGGTGCCAAATGCATAGGCGGAGAGATCAAAGTCAACTCGCTTGATCGTGCCCTTGAGCTTCAAAGGCGGGGTTATATTGTAACACCTGACCCGTCAGACCCTGTTAATAAGGCGGCTTTTAAAGACGGGGCTATAAAAGAATTTGAACGGCACAGCAGGCTTGGTTTTATTGATGAAGATGGTTTTTATGATGAAATAAACAGGCTTAGAAAACTCGGTTTTAAACGTATCACGCTTAAAACCGGAGCATACGGTCTACGGGAACTTGCAATGGCGATTAAATGGGGTTCAAAGGCAAAGATTGACCTTTTAACAATCGATGGCGCGCCGGGCGGAACAGGAATGAGTCCATGGCGTATGATGGAAGAATGGGGTATGCCGAGTCTTTATCTTCATTCCGCGGCTTATGAATTCTGCAATAAGCTTTCGTCTAAAAAAACCAGGGCCCCTGATATAGCTTTTGCAGGAGGTTTCAGCAGTGAAGACGGTGTATTTAAGGCACTGGCACTGGGTGCGCCTTTTACAAAAGCAGTTTGCATGGGACGCGCTTTAATGATACCTGGTATGGTCGGCAAAAATATTGATATGTGGCTGAAGGAGAATAATTTGCCTAACACTGTAAGTAAATTTGGCACAACCAGGGAGAAAATCTTTGTTTGTTATGAAGAAGTTAAGAAACTTGTTGGTGAAAAAGAAATTGATAAAATACCTTTAGGCGCGATAGGTATTTACAGTTATTCGCAGAAGATTAAAGTTGGATTACAGCAGTTAATGGCAGGTGCCAGATGTTTTGACGTTGCATCAATTACAAGAAATGAATTAATGTCCCTGACAGAGGAATGTAAAAAAGTAACTGGTATTACTTATATTATGGACTCTTATAGAAAAGAAGCAGAGGAAATACTCACCGGTAAATAG
- a CDS encoding CdaR family protein, translated as MKINYPSSKNFILKIISLLLAVILWGYVQAESRSEITFDLPLHIAKASNMAIFGDTPEYINVTFKGRRNVINGLSKDQLKVELDLSFQESSKITYRLTSKNISTPKEVEVVKIEPDQITVDLDYPVSKEVPIKVVTTGHPAPNFIIYDFIVVPPTVIIEGAERELKITSYIETVPIIIDGIRGNFTREINLKSEKKIEIKNINSVKVTVVLWKEKLFHNHEITVLNLNKNFEARLLPETINITVQGLENKIDVLQKEDIKISIDLDELPPGTYQRKVDISLPAGIEYIDYNPKTVNATIKSK; from the coding sequence ATGAAAATAAATTATCCTTCTTCTAAAAATTTTATTTTAAAAATTATTTCTTTACTGCTTGCTGTAATTCTATGGGGTTATGTCCAGGCGGAAAGCAGGTCGGAAATAACATTTGACCTTCCTCTGCATATAGCTAAAGCTTCGAATATGGCTATTTTCGGGGACACGCCTGAATATATAAATGTCACTTTTAAAGGGAGAAGAAATGTAATAAACGGCCTCTCCAAGGACCAGTTAAAAGTGGAATTAGACCTTTCTTTCCAGGAATCAAGCAAAATAACCTATCGTTTAACATCAAAAAACATCTCTACTCCCAAAGAAGTAGAAGTTGTAAAGATTGAACCCGATCAAATTACCGTGGACCTCGATTATCCCGTTTCAAAAGAGGTCCCCATAAAAGTGGTCACGACGGGCCATCCCGCCCCTAATTTTATAATTTATGATTTTATTGTTGTTCCTCCGACTGTTATAATTGAAGGCGCGGAGCGTGAATTAAAAATAACGTCCTATATTGAAACCGTCCCAATTATTATAGACGGGATCCGGGGTAATTTCACCCGTGAAATTAATTTGAAATCAGAGAAAAAAATTGAAATAAAAAATATTAATTCTGTAAAAGTTACAGTTGTTTTGTGGAAAGAAAAATTATTTCATAATCATGAAATAACAGTTTTAAATCTAAATAAAAATTTTGAAGCGAGACTGCTGCCGGAAACTATAAATATCACTGTGCAGGGTTTAGAGAATAAGATAGATGTCCTTCAAAAGGAGGATATAAAGATCTCAATAGATTTAGATGAACTTCCACCTGGAACGTATCAAAGAAAGGTCGATATATCACTGCCAGCGGGGATAGAATATATCGATTACAATCCAAAAACCGTCAATGCCACGATAAAGTCAAAGTAG
- a CDS encoding DUF362 domain-containing protein yields MKNITRRRFLEKAVKITGLLAFSNAMPKGLMTYAIGEDTKKSLIGIGKGENYGKIANLALEAAGGIGKFVKRGDKVVIKPNISWDRPPALAANVHPEVLKEVIAMCLNAGAGKVIIFDRPCNDPRRSYVNSGAEDVVKGFKNSQVNLIHVDNKNYIEKIFKEGKFITKWNIYREALENDVFINLAKAKHHGLSKLTLGMKNMMGVMGGDRGVMHQHIDQNLADLNFLIRPKLVILDAGRILWRNGPQGGDISDTKKADQVIASQDVIAVDSYGSTLFDIKGSDLGYITIGKEMGLGESDLKKVEINIKQ; encoded by the coding sequence ATGAAAAATATAACACGCAGACGTTTTTTGGAAAAAGCTGTCAAAATTACCGGCCTTTTAGCCTTTTCTAACGCAATGCCGAAGGGTTTAATGACTTATGCAATTGGAGAAGATACTAAAAAATCTTTGATAGGAATCGGGAAAGGTGAAAATTACGGAAAGATTGCAAACCTGGCTTTAGAAGCGGCTGGAGGAATAGGGAAGTTTGTAAAAAGAGGGGATAAAGTAGTCATCAAACCCAATATTTCATGGGACAGGCCGCCGGCATTGGCCGCAAATGTCCACCCGGAGGTCTTGAAAGAGGTTATTGCGATGTGTCTTAATGCAGGTGCGGGTAAAGTTATTATTTTTGACCGCCCATGCAACGATCCGAGGCGAAGTTATGTAAACAGCGGTGCAGAAGACGTTGTTAAAGGTTTTAAAAACAGCCAGGTAAATTTGATACATGTTGATAATAAAAATTATATAGAAAAAATATTCAAAGAAGGAAAATTTATTACGAAGTGGAATATTTACAGGGAAGCACTGGAAAATGATGTTTTCATCAATCTTGCTAAAGCAAAACATCACGGCCTTTCTAAACTTACCCTGGGAATGAAAAATATGATGGGAGTCATGGGAGGTGATCGGGGTGTAATGCACCAGCATATTGACCAAAATCTGGCTGATTTGAATTTTTTAATCCGGCCCAAATTAGTAATACTTGATGCGGGCAGGATTCTATGGCGGAACGGGCCCCAGGGCGGAGATATTTCAGATACTAAAAAAGCGGACCAGGTAATCGCAAGCCAGGATGTTATAGCGGTTGATTCATACGGTTCAACCCTATTTGATATAAAAGGAAGCGATTTAGGATACATAACCATTGGGAAAGAAATGGGATTGGGAGAAAGCGATCTGAAAAAAGTGGAGATTAATATTAAACAATGA